One stretch of Emys orbicularis isolate rEmyOrb1 chromosome 7, rEmyOrb1.hap1, whole genome shotgun sequence DNA includes these proteins:
- the WDR74 gene encoding WD repeat-containing protein 74 isoform X2, translating into MASSARWNHVWVGSETGILKGVNLRRRQATNYVAASALRRDEGVCAMCWGDPSESEILVGCLDRSVKLFSTEKGKFTESRQCLGGEGSFCGLAVHDSSIITCVESGLLKVWRDASSENMETQVGAGMCRMRQNPAQPQCVGTGGKENALKVWDLHRPEEPIFRAKNVRNDWLNLRVPVWERDLQFLPGSEKIVTCTGHHQVRLYDPSSPQRRPVLQATYGEYPLTALSLTPGADSVVVGSSHGDMAVIDLRQGRLVKCLKGFAGSVRSVHCHPTLPLVASCGLDRFLRVHNIEDKRLVHKVYLKSRLNCLLLTSREKWDDEEPEPAAPQADVKEEKDELWDGMETVATRTVLKRTADPNVRETQLGKHPKKQKRTSAGP; encoded by the exons ATGGCGTCTTCTGCGCGGTGGAATCACGTGTGGGTTGGATCCGAGACTGGCATCCTGAAAG GGGTGAACCTGCGGCGGAGACAGGCCACCAACTATGTGGCGGCCTCGGCACTGCGCCGGGATGAGGGCGTCTGCGCCATGTGCTGGGGGGACCCCTCCGAGTCCGAG ATCCTCGTCGGCTGCCTGGATCGGTCGGTGAAGCTGTTCAGCACCGAGAAGGGAAAGTTCACAGAGTCGCGGCAATGTCTGGGCGGGGAGGGCTCGTTCTGCGGCCTGGCCGTGCACGACAG TTCCATCATCACCTGTGTGGAGTCTGGTCTCCTCAAGGTCTGGCGGGATGCCTCATCCGAAAAC ATGGAAACCCAGGTGGGGGCTGGCATGTGCCGTATGCGCCAGAACCCTGCCCAGCCGCAGTGTGTGGGGACAGGTGGGAAGGAGAACGCTCTGAAGGTCTGGGACTTGCACCGGCCTGAGGAACCCATCTTCCGTGCCAAAAAT GTGCGGAATGACTGGCTCAATCTCCGAGTCCCTGTGTGGGAGCGTGACCTGCAGTTCCTACCTGGGTCTGAGAAGATTGTCACCTGCACTGGGCACCACCAG GTGCGGCTGTACgaccccagctccccacagcggcGCCCTGTGCTGCAGGCAACCTATGGGGAATACCCCCTCACAGCCCTCTCCCTCACCCCTGGTGCTGA CTCTGTGGTGGTAGGCAGCTCGCACGGGGACATGGCTGTCATCGACCTGCGGCAAG gacGGCTGGTGAAATGCCTGAAGGGCTTTGCTGGGAGTGTGCGCAGCGTCCACTGTCACCCCACCCTCCCACTCGTGGCTTCCTGTGGCCTTGACCGCTTCCTGCGGGTACATAATATCGAGGACAAGCGCCTGGTACACAAG GTGTATCTGAAGTCCCGGCTAAACTGCCTGCTGCTGACCAGCCGTGAGAAGTGGGAT gatgaAGAACCTGAACCTGCAGCTCCCCAAGCAGACGTGAAGGAGGAAAAAGATGAGCTGTGGGATGGCATGGAGACGGTGGCTACCAGAACAGTGCTCAAGCGCACCGCAGACCCCAATGTCCGGGAGACCCAGCTAGGCAAGCATCCCAAGAAGCAGAAGAGAACGAGCGCTGGGCCTTGa
- the WDR74 gene encoding WD repeat-containing protein 74 isoform X1, translating to MASSARWNHVWVGSETGILKGVNLRRRQATNYVAASALRRDEGVCAMCWGDPSESEILVGCLDRSVKLFSTEKGKFTESRQCLGGEGSFCGLAVHDSSIITCVESGLLKVWRDASSENMETQVGAGMCRMRQNPAQPQCVGTGGKENALKVWDLHRPEEPIFRAKNVRNDWLNLRVPVWERDLQFLPGSEKIVTCTGHHQVRLYDPSSPQRRPVLQATYGEYPLTALSLTPGADSVVVGSSHGDMAVIDLRQAGRLVKCLKGFAGSVRSVHCHPTLPLVASCGLDRFLRVHNIEDKRLVHKVYLKSRLNCLLLTSREKWDDEEPEPAAPQADVKEEKDELWDGMETVATRTVLKRTADPNVRETQLGKHPKKQKRTSAGP from the exons ATGGCGTCTTCTGCGCGGTGGAATCACGTGTGGGTTGGATCCGAGACTGGCATCCTGAAAG GGGTGAACCTGCGGCGGAGACAGGCCACCAACTATGTGGCGGCCTCGGCACTGCGCCGGGATGAGGGCGTCTGCGCCATGTGCTGGGGGGACCCCTCCGAGTCCGAG ATCCTCGTCGGCTGCCTGGATCGGTCGGTGAAGCTGTTCAGCACCGAGAAGGGAAAGTTCACAGAGTCGCGGCAATGTCTGGGCGGGGAGGGCTCGTTCTGCGGCCTGGCCGTGCACGACAG TTCCATCATCACCTGTGTGGAGTCTGGTCTCCTCAAGGTCTGGCGGGATGCCTCATCCGAAAAC ATGGAAACCCAGGTGGGGGCTGGCATGTGCCGTATGCGCCAGAACCCTGCCCAGCCGCAGTGTGTGGGGACAGGTGGGAAGGAGAACGCTCTGAAGGTCTGGGACTTGCACCGGCCTGAGGAACCCATCTTCCGTGCCAAAAAT GTGCGGAATGACTGGCTCAATCTCCGAGTCCCTGTGTGGGAGCGTGACCTGCAGTTCCTACCTGGGTCTGAGAAGATTGTCACCTGCACTGGGCACCACCAG GTGCGGCTGTACgaccccagctccccacagcggcGCCCTGTGCTGCAGGCAACCTATGGGGAATACCCCCTCACAGCCCTCTCCCTCACCCCTGGTGCTGA CTCTGTGGTGGTAGGCAGCTCGCACGGGGACATGGCTGTCATCGACCTGCGGCAAG caggacGGCTGGTGAAATGCCTGAAGGGCTTTGCTGGGAGTGTGCGCAGCGTCCACTGTCACCCCACCCTCCCACTCGTGGCTTCCTGTGGCCTTGACCGCTTCCTGCGGGTACATAATATCGAGGACAAGCGCCTGGTACACAAG GTGTATCTGAAGTCCCGGCTAAACTGCCTGCTGCTGACCAGCCGTGAGAAGTGGGAT gatgaAGAACCTGAACCTGCAGCTCCCCAAGCAGACGTGAAGGAGGAAAAAGATGAGCTGTGGGATGGCATGGAGACGGTGGCTACCAGAACAGTGCTCAAGCGCACCGCAGACCCCAATGTCCGGGAGACCCAGCTAGGCAAGCATCCCAAGAAGCAGAAGAGAACGAGCGCTGGGCCTTGa